In one window of Marinilabiliales bacterium DNA:
- the mtaB gene encoding tRNA (N(6)-L-threonylcarbamoyladenosine(37)-C(2))-methylthiotransferase MtaB → MNIKPRVAFHTLGCKLNFAETATIQRLFEEKGFQKVDVGSEADVVVINTCTVTGSADKKCRNAISRAARNYPGAFLVVAGCYSQLKASELAEMKGVDLVLGSKEKFRIFDYAGDFEKRTVPGVHVCEIGGDRDFSPSYSLSGRTRSFLKIQDGCDYYCSYCTIPMARGRSRSAPAGEIVSQVHVIEKQGIREVVLTGVNIGDFGKRGSGSLLDLLYRLESETSVDRFRLSSVEPDLLDDGLIEFIAGNSRFAPHFHLPLQSGCDRVLKLMNRKYNTSLFTERVARIRELIPHAGIGADVITGFPGETGGDFENTLQFLKEAGISYLHVFSYSDREGTRAGMMEGKVPPQEKERRSRILHSLADEIKLRFNESCLGQVHQVLFEAYNRKGRMYGFTGNYIRVEAIADEGAVNRIADAELIEIAPDGKVRAILKSSGSS, encoded by the coding sequence ATGAACATTAAACCGAGGGTCGCTTTCCATACGCTTGGTTGCAAACTGAACTTTGCAGAGACCGCCACCATACAGCGCCTTTTCGAGGAAAAGGGTTTTCAAAAGGTGGATGTTGGAAGCGAGGCTGATGTTGTGGTTATCAACACCTGTACCGTCACGGGAAGCGCCGATAAAAAATGCAGGAATGCAATAAGTCGTGCGGCCAGAAACTATCCGGGCGCATTCCTGGTTGTTGCGGGCTGTTATTCACAGCTCAAGGCCTCAGAGCTGGCGGAAATGAAGGGGGTTGACCTGGTGCTGGGCTCGAAAGAGAAATTCAGGATATTTGACTATGCCGGTGATTTTGAAAAGAGGACCGTGCCCGGGGTGCATGTATGCGAGATAGGAGGAGACAGGGACTTTTCTCCCTCATATTCGCTGTCGGGACGCACACGTTCATTCCTCAAGATTCAGGACGGATGCGACTATTACTGTTCATACTGCACCATCCCCATGGCCAGGGGCCGCAGCCGCAGTGCCCCGGCCGGAGAGATTGTGAGCCAGGTGCATGTGATAGAAAAACAAGGTATACGTGAGGTGGTGCTTACCGGCGTCAACATTGGCGATTTCGGGAAACGCGGCAGCGGCAGCCTCCTGGATCTGCTTTACCGGCTTGAAAGTGAAACGTCAGTCGACAGGTTCAGGCTCTCATCGGTCGAGCCCGATCTGCTGGACGATGGATTGATAGAATTTATTGCCGGCAACAGCAGGTTCGCTCCCCATTTTCACCTGCCCCTGCAATCGGGCTGCGACAGGGTGCTGAAGCTGATGAACAGGAAATATAATACCTCGCTCTTTACCGAACGGGTGGCAAGGATCAGGGAACTGATACCCCATGCCGGCATCGGAGCCGATGTGATAACGGGCTTCCCGGGAGAGACAGGGGGGGACTTTGAGAATACATTGCAGTTTCTGAAGGAGGCCGGAATTTCGTATCTTCACGTTTTTTCCTATTCGGACAGGGAAGGGACCAGGGCTGGAATGATGGAAGGCAAGGTGCCTCCACAGGAGAAGGAGAGGAGGAGCAGAATACTGCACAGCCTTGCAGATGAGATAAAGCTTAGGTTCAATGAGAGTTGCCTAGGACAGGTACACCAGGTTCTTTTTGAGGCTTACAACAGGAAGGGGCGGATGTATGGCTTTACGGGCAACTATATAAGAGTGGAGGCCATAGCCGATGAGGGGGCGGTAAACAGGATTGCCGACGCAGAGCTCATTGAAATTGCCCCTGACGGAAAGGTCAGGGCGATACTGAAGAGCTCCGGCAGCAGTTGA